TTTAAAATGACTTATACAGCAGAAGATGGTAAGGAAAAGCGACCTTTTATGATTCATCGAGCTCTTCTTGGATCTATTGAAAGATTTTTTGGAATTTTGGTAGAACATTATGGTGGGGCATTTCCTGTGTGGCTAGCACCTCTTCAAGTTGTAATTATTCCTGTAAATAATATTGTAGAAAAATATACATTAGAGATATTGTCTAGATTTAAGGATGAGGGTATTAGGATAAAACTTGATAGTGACTCTAATACAAGGATGAATGCAAAAATTAGGGAGTATCAAGTCAAAAAAATACCTTATATGTTTATAATCGGAGAGAAAGAGATGGTAGAGGGAAAAATTTCTATTAGAACTAGAACAAATGAACAGATTAATGGACTTGAATTAAAAGAGGCTCTTGAATTTGTGAAATTAAAGTTAAATAATAAGGAGATTTTATAAATTGAATATCAAGAATATTATTAGTCCTAATAGAATAACTTTTTTTAGGATTATACTGTCTTTTATTATATTGTTTATATTATTTCTTGAAGATTTTTGGAATCCTTATTTATTTTTAAGTTTGATTTGGTTTTTAATTATTTTTAATGAATTGACAGATATTCTTGATGGATATATTGCTAGGAAATATGGTTTGATTAGTAGTATAGGAAAGGTTTTAGATCCTTATGCAGATGTGTTGCAGCATTTAACGTATTTTGTTTTTTTCTTTGCTAAAGGTATTACTCCGTATTATTTTTTTGTGATATTTGTATACCGTGAAATTTCTATTGGATTTCTTAGAAATTTAATTATGCAGTTTAATGTAGTTCAGCCGGCTAAGTTTTCAGGCAAATTAAAATCATTATTTTACGCTATTGCAACATTTGCTAGTCTTTTTCTGTATACCCTAGACAAATTAAAAGTTACGCTGTTGCTTGATAGGTTTATGAGTTCAATTTTAAATCTAAATTTTACTTTTTCTTTTGTTGTTGGCATGATATATGCTATATCTGCCTCTCTAACCATTATATCTTTTATTGATTATATTGTGATATTTTTGGATCTTAAAAAATATGAGAAATAATATATTGATATTTTTCTTGTTAGTAACTTTTTATTCTTATGCTCAGGTGAATCAAGTATTAACGGAAATTAGTCCTTTAAGTATCTCAAGTAAAAGTGGGAAGGGGAGTATTTATTTAAGGGTTAGTAAGTCTTCTAACTATATCTTAACTTTTGATAGTTTAATGGACTCGGATTTTGTTTATATGATTTATGATATTGTGGATAAGAGGTACATAACAGATAAGGTAAAAAAAAGAGATGCCAAAATTAAATTGGATAAAGAACGCCTCTATGCGGTAATCTATATTACCTCTGAGGATGCCAGCATTAATGTATCTATTACTGATTTAGATTTATCAATTATAAGTGACAATATTCTAAAGGCGAAAGCATCTAATATAAAAAAAGAAGATAAGATTTTTTTATTAAAGGATTTGCCAAGCTTACGGCTAGACTTTAAACTTAAAAAGTATATCTTAAGAATCCACAAGCGCAATATCTATCTTGCTTATCAGATGGAAGGTAGTGATAATATTAAGGTTTCTGCATTTATTGAGAATATTGGTTGGTTTGATATTAACTCTGCTGTTAATGAAAATGTTACTGATGTTGTGTACTTTGATTTTGCAATTAATTCTAAAGGAGAATTATATGTTGCATTTGCTACTAAGAGTACTAATAACTTTTTTAGCGAACTTCTAGTTAAGAAATTTAATAGTCGAAAGTGGATTGATATTAGTCCTAAGCTTAGAGACAATATTGGGGGTTTAGTAAATATTAGCATTGATAAAAGAGATAATTTGTATTTAGCCTATTTAAGAGAAGCTGGGAGTGAATATAAGATAAATTTTATTATAAATAAAGGATACGGCAATGCTTGGAGTAGTGCTATAGGTTCTTATATATCTAAAGGTAATGCTAATATTGATGCTTCCAATATTGGCATTATTTCCGACCCTTTTTTGGGAATTTTCTATAATTATAAAATAGACAATTATGTTAAGTCTGAGTTTGTTATTGATAAGGGTAAAATTTGGTCAAATACAAATACACAGTCTGCAAATATGGCAAATTCTGTAAAAATTCTTGCTAGTTCTAAATCTAACCAGGTTATTTTAAGCTATATAACAAAGGATAGACCTGTCATAAGTATATCTACCTTGAAATGTGATGAATGGCGAAATATAAGTCCAAATATTAGCATTAATGGTATAAATAGTGATATTGTAAGTTATAGGGGTACCTTGTTCTTAACCTTTGAAGATGGCAATGATATTAGACTTATTTATTTTGATAATAATGATTGGTATTTCTTAAATGGATCTGAAATTTTTGGAGAGTCTGTTTGTAAGCCTCAGTTTGGGAATTATCAAAACGAGGGATTTGTATTATCATATTTTAGATTGGACTT
The sequence above is drawn from the Candidatus Borreliella tachyglossi genome and encodes:
- the pgsA gene encoding CDP-diacylglycerol--glycerol-3-phosphate 3-phosphatidyltransferase: MNIKNIISPNRITFFRIILSFIILFILFLEDFWNPYLFLSLIWFLIIFNELTDILDGYIARKYGLISSIGKVLDPYADVLQHLTYFVFFFAKGITPYYFFVIFVYREISIGFLRNLIMQFNVVQPAKFSGKLKSLFYAIATFASLFLYTLDKLKVTLLLDRFMSSILNLNFTFSFVVGMIYAISASLTIISFIDYIVIFLDLKKYEK